From Salipiger profundus, a single genomic window includes:
- a CDS encoding ABC transporter substrate-binding protein: MKTTRPPLLCSAAMALALTASAVHAETIRFWTTEEQPERLARQETMAEAFAKATGTDVEVIPVTESELGTRATAAYAAGDLPDVIYHPLSLALPWAEAGILDPDAATDVIEDLGADSFASGALEMASFDGGYASVPADGWTQMIVYRKDLFDENGLEPPTTYAAVEAAIDALHNPPEMYGFVAATKVDEAFMSQVLEHVFLANDVSPVGPDGVMALDEAKTTEVLEFYKTLADASPPGDLYWDQSRTLYFAGDAAMIIWSPFILDELAGLRDSAPPTITDDPTSTELASKTGIVTNFAGPSNPDGAAWASINMFGITGDASTDAAIDFVKYSMDEGYVDTLAIAPEGKFPIRRGNGDDPEFFVKKWAELPVGVDRKAPLGELYPQEMIDEIVGGLDVAQRWGVADGQLALASKMVNSQVINRVVREYIDGQVDAAAAVAEMNEELAAIQ, translated from the coding sequence ATGAAGACGACCAGACCGCCGCTGCTGTGCAGTGCGGCGATGGCACTCGCGCTTACCGCGAGCGCCGTCCACGCCGAGACCATCCGCTTCTGGACGACGGAGGAGCAACCCGAACGGCTGGCGCGGCAGGAAACCATGGCGGAAGCCTTCGCCAAGGCCACAGGCACCGACGTCGAGGTGATCCCGGTCACCGAGTCCGAGCTCGGCACCCGGGCGACCGCGGCCTATGCCGCCGGTGACCTGCCCGACGTGATCTACCACCCGCTGTCGCTCGCCCTGCCCTGGGCAGAGGCCGGCATCCTCGACCCGGACGCCGCGACCGACGTGATCGAGGATCTCGGCGCCGACAGCTTCGCGTCGGGCGCGCTCGAGATGGCAAGCTTCGACGGCGGCTATGCCTCGGTGCCCGCCGACGGCTGGACCCAGATGATCGTCTACCGCAAGGACCTGTTCGACGAGAACGGCCTCGAGCCGCCGACCACCTACGCCGCGGTCGAGGCGGCGATCGACGCGCTGCACAACCCGCCCGAGATGTATGGCTTCGTCGCCGCCACCAAGGTCGACGAGGCCTTCATGAGCCAGGTACTCGAGCATGTCTTCCTTGCCAACGACGTGTCGCCGGTGGGCCCGGACGGGGTGATGGCGCTCGACGAGGCGAAGACCACCGAGGTGCTGGAGTTCTACAAGACGCTCGCCGACGCCTCGCCTCCGGGCGATCTCTACTGGGACCAGTCGCGCACGCTCTACTTCGCGGGCGACGCGGCGATGATCATCTGGTCGCCCTTCATCCTCGACGAGCTCGCCGGCCTGCGCGACAGCGCGCCGCCGACGATCACCGACGATCCGACCTCGACCGAGCTGGCCTCGAAGACCGGAATCGTCACCAACTTCGCCGGCCCCTCGAACCCCGACGGCGCAGCCTGGGCCTCGATCAACATGTTCGGGATCACCGGCGACGCCTCGACCGACGCTGCGATCGACTTCGTGAAATACTCGATGGACGAGGGCTACGTGGACACGCTGGCCATCGCGCCCGAGGGCAAGTTCCCGATCCGCCGGGGCAACGGCGACGATCCGGAGTTCTTCGTCAAGAAGTGGGCCGAGCTTCCGGTCGGCGTTGACCGCAAGGCCCCGCTGGGCGAGCTCTACCCGCAGGAGATGATCGACGAGATCGTCGGCGGGCTCGACGTGGCGCAACGCTGGGGCGTCGCCGACGGGCAGCTCGCGCTTGCCTCGAAGATGGTGAACAGCCAGGTCATCAACCGCGTCGTGCGCGAATACATCGACGGCCAGGTCGACGCCGCCGCCGCGGTGGCCGAGATGAACGAAGAACTGGCCGCCATCCAGTAG
- a CDS encoding carbohydrate ABC transporter permease, translated as MRAVRFGYVTGPVLGALWCLVVATTVAVAMSLATGEAFRPTLWGALVAGAALGLACLRPGGRRAPIWPVAVAAVILAGSAAGFGPLAVGGDTGVLAAWIGWLGAVGFTALGLWKMLDECRPGRLTRHEFEEAVIRFLTGFGYIFFTAIVLIPFYVMVMTSLKNQSELMANPLDFTIDLSQGWGLLRSYAELMTDYDFGRYLWTSFYVSVLTVLITLAFAIPGAYSVARLRFRGQALFARSILLIYMVPMIVLALPIYIGFSMTGLRNTIFGIVMIYPVTTIPVALYMLQGYFRGLPAEVEEAGLMDGLSRLKVIWKITLPLSLPALASVSLYVFMIAWNEFLLAFMLLDDPSKFTLTRGIASLNSSEVPRQHLMAGSVIATVPIMVLFLGLERFMTKGLTAGSVKG; from the coding sequence ATGAGGGCGGTGCGTTTCGGATATGTCACCGGGCCGGTGCTGGGGGCGCTGTGGTGCCTTGTCGTGGCGACGACCGTCGCCGTGGCGATGAGCCTGGCCACCGGCGAGGCGTTCCGCCCGACGCTATGGGGCGCGCTTGTCGCCGGTGCGGCGCTGGGGCTGGCGTGCCTGCGCCCCGGCGGGCGGCGCGCGCCGATATGGCCGGTGGCGGTGGCGGCGGTGATCCTCGCGGGCTCGGCCGCGGGCTTCGGCCCGCTGGCGGTGGGCGGCGACACCGGCGTGCTGGCGGCCTGGATCGGTTGGCTGGGCGCGGTGGGCTTCACCGCGCTGGGACTTTGGAAGATGCTCGACGAATGCCGCCCGGGCCGGCTTACGCGGCACGAGTTCGAGGAGGCGGTGATCCGTTTCCTGACCGGGTTCGGCTACATCTTCTTCACCGCCATCGTGCTGATCCCCTTTTACGTCATGGTGATGACCAGCCTGAAGAACCAGTCCGAGCTGATGGCCAACCCGCTGGATTTCACCATCGACCTGAGCCAGGGCTGGGGACTTCTGCGCAGCTACGCGGAGCTGATGACCGACTACGATTTCGGGCGTTATCTCTGGACCAGCTTCTACGTCTCGGTGCTGACGGTGCTCATCACCCTCGCCTTCGCGATCCCCGGCGCCTATTCCGTGGCCCGGCTGCGGTTCCGGGGGCAGGCGCTTTTCGCCCGCTCGATCCTGCTCATCTACATGGTGCCGATGATCGTTCTGGCGCTGCCGATCTACATCGGCTTTTCCATGACGGGGCTGCGCAACACCATCTTCGGCATCGTGATGATCTACCCGGTGACCACGATCCCGGTGGCACTCTACATGCTGCAGGGCTACTTCCGCGGCCTGCCCGCCGAGGTCGAGGAGGCCGGGCTCATGGACGGACTCAGCCGGCTCAAGGTGATCTGGAAGATCACCCTGCCGCTGTCTCTGCCGGCGCTGGCGAGCGTGTCGCTCTACGTCTTCATGATCGCCTGGAACGAGTTCCTGCTGGCGTTCATGCTGCTCGACGACCCTTCGAAATTCACGCTCACGCGGGGGATCGCCTCGCTCAACTCTTCCGAGGTGCCACGGCAGCACCTGATGGCAGGCTCGGTGATCGCCACCGTGCCGATCATGGTGCTGTTCCTGGGCCTCGAACGCTTCATGACCAAGGGGCTGACCGCCGGCTCCGTGAAAGGATGA
- the urtC gene encoding urea ABC transporter permease subunit UrtC yields the protein MSRQTFLTQNRSILWFLLALAVFALVVTVMSEAMGNGMISTSFVKTLGKTLCLMLVAVAMDVVWGYTGILSLGHMAFFGLGGYMIGMWLMYARTEIIVTESLRAATIPPTPEEIHDAIGTQIFGVVGSSEFPPIWAVAHSLPLQLLMVVLVPGVLALVFGWLAFRSRVTGVYLSILTQAMTLALSLYLFQNESGLRGNNGLSGLQNLPGLDDMPQSTLSLAFFWASAVALALGYVLFAWVVSGKFGSVIRGIRDNESRVRFLGYHVESYKLFVFTLTGIVAGIAGALYYPQAGIINPNEVAPIASIYLAVWVAIGGRGRLYGAAIGAGVVSLLSSWFTGGGAPDIPLGVYTIQWTDWWLVLLGVSFVAVTLLAPKGIGGLFDLVGRSHPIPDRVGDFGPDKGARRISEGEEEK from the coding sequence ATGAGCCGCCAGACCTTCCTCACCCAGAACCGCTCGATCCTCTGGTTCCTGCTCGCCCTCGCCGTTTTCGCGCTCGTGGTGACGGTGATGTCCGAGGCGATGGGCAACGGCATGATCTCGACGAGCTTCGTGAAGACGCTCGGCAAGACCCTCTGCCTGATGCTCGTCGCCGTGGCGATGGACGTGGTGTGGGGCTACACCGGCATCCTCAGCCTCGGGCACATGGCCTTCTTCGGGCTCGGTGGCTACATGATCGGCATGTGGCTGATGTATGCCCGGACCGAGATCATCGTGACCGAAAGCTTGCGCGCAGCAACCATCCCGCCCACCCCGGAAGAGATCCACGACGCCATCGGCACGCAGATCTTCGGCGTGGTGGGCTCGTCGGAGTTCCCGCCGATCTGGGCCGTCGCCCACAGCCTGCCGCTGCAGCTGCTCATGGTGGTTCTGGTGCCCGGCGTGCTGGCGCTGGTCTTCGGCTGGCTGGCCTTCCGCAGCCGGGTGACCGGCGTCTACCTGTCGATCCTCACGCAGGCGATGACGCTGGCGCTGTCGCTCTACCTCTTCCAGAACGAGAGCGGACTGCGCGGCAACAACGGCCTGTCGGGCCTGCAGAACCTGCCCGGCCTCGACGACATGCCGCAATCGACGCTGTCGCTCGCCTTCTTCTGGGCCTCGGCGGTGGCGCTGGCGCTGGGCTACGTGCTCTTCGCCTGGGTGGTCTCGGGCAAGTTCGGCTCGGTGATCCGCGGCATCCGCGACAACGAGAGCCGGGTGCGCTTCCTCGGCTATCACGTCGAGAGCTACAAGCTCTTCGTCTTCACCCTGACCGGCATCGTCGCCGGCATCGCCGGGGCGCTCTACTACCCGCAGGCCGGCATCATCAACCCGAACGAGGTCGCCCCGATCGCCTCGATCTACCTCGCGGTCTGGGTCGCCATCGGCGGTCGCGGCCGGCTCTACGGGGCGGCGATCGGCGCTGGTGTCGTGTCGCTGCTGTCGAGCTGGTTCACCGGTGGCGGCGCCCCCGACATCCCGCTCGGGGTCTACACCATCCAGTGGACCGACTGGTGGCTGGTGCTGCTCGGCGTCTCCTTCGTCGCGGTCACGCTGCTGGCGCCGAAAGGCATCGGCGGGCTCTTCGACCTCGTCGGCCGCAGCCACCCGATCCCCGACCGCGTCGGCGATTTCGGGCCCGACAAGGGCGCGCGCCGCATCAGCGAAGGCGAGGAAGAGAAATGA
- the urtE gene encoding urea ABC transporter ATP-binding subunit UrtE: protein MLSVENLTLKYGQSQILHGVSLTAEPGKVTAVTGTNGVGKTSLLKAIAGRHPYAGGTITLDGQPLHHLNAYQAARAGIAYVPQGREVFPLLTVQENLETGFACLPRSEHGVPEHIFELFPILKDFLQRRGGDLSGGQQQQLAIARALISRPRVLLLDEPTEGIQPNIIQQIGRVSAQLRDQGDMAIILVEQYFDFMWDLADSFTAMSRGEVTLSGRAGEVDREALLARVSI, encoded by the coding sequence ATGCTGAGCGTCGAGAACCTCACCCTCAAATACGGTCAGAGCCAGATCCTGCACGGGGTCTCGCTCACCGCCGAACCCGGCAAGGTCACCGCCGTGACCGGCACCAACGGCGTGGGCAAGACCTCCCTGCTCAAGGCCATCGCGGGGCGGCACCCATATGCGGGGGGCACCATCACGCTCGACGGGCAACCGCTGCACCATCTCAACGCCTACCAGGCGGCGCGCGCCGGCATCGCCTACGTCCCGCAGGGGCGCGAGGTCTTTCCGCTGCTCACGGTGCAGGAGAACCTCGAGACCGGTTTCGCCTGCCTGCCGCGCTCCGAGCACGGGGTGCCCGAGCACATCTTCGAGCTGTTCCCGATCCTCAAGGACTTCCTGCAGCGCCGGGGCGGCGACCTCTCGGGCGGTCAGCAGCAGCAGCTTGCCATCGCCCGCGCGCTGATCTCGCGCCCGCGCGTGCTGCTGCTCGACGAACCGACCGAGGGCATCCAGCCCAACATCATCCAGCAGATCGGCCGGGTCAGCGCGCAGTTGCGCGACCAGGGCGACATGGCGATCATCCTCGTGGAACAGTATTTCGACTTCATGTGGGATCTCGCCGACAGCTTCACCGCCATGAGCCGTGGCGAGGTGACGCTTTCGGGCCGCGCCGGCGAGGTCGACCGCGAGGCGCTTCTGGCAAGGGTCTCGATCTGA
- a CDS encoding ABC transporter ATP-binding protein, whose translation MASIELRAVEKWYGEVQVIKGVDLAIEEGEFIIFVGPSGCGKSTLLRMIAGLEETSRGQIVIGERDATAEPPARRGLAMVFQSYALYPHMSVRDNMGFSLKAAGVKRPEMDAKVDEAARVLKLEPLLDRRPKDLSGGQRQRVAIGRSIVRDPTAFLFDEPLSNLDAALRVEMRYEIAKLHQALQSTMIYVTHDQVEAMTLADRIVVLEAGRVSQVGSPRELYERPGNLFVAQFIGSPKMNVFPADTPGLRLETTLPPEAAHFGIRPEHISLGDPGSGQIDGTVDIVEYLGADTYVIADCGAAGKLTVRTHDDAGLAPGRTCGLAFEPGRTHLFDEAGLALR comes from the coding sequence ATGGCAAGCATCGAACTCAGGGCCGTCGAGAAGTGGTATGGCGAGGTGCAGGTCATCAAGGGCGTCGACCTCGCCATCGAGGAAGGCGAGTTCATCATCTTCGTCGGCCCCTCGGGCTGCGGGAAATCCACGCTGCTGCGGATGATCGCCGGGCTGGAAGAGACCTCGCGCGGGCAGATCGTGATCGGTGAGCGTGACGCCACCGCCGAGCCGCCCGCCCGGCGCGGGCTCGCCATGGTGTTCCAGAGCTATGCGCTCTACCCGCACATGTCGGTGCGCGACAACATGGGCTTCTCGCTCAAGGCCGCCGGGGTGAAGAGGCCCGAGATGGACGCCAAGGTCGACGAGGCCGCCCGGGTCCTGAAACTCGAGCCTCTTCTCGACCGTCGCCCGAAGGATCTCAGCGGCGGCCAGCGCCAGCGGGTCGCCATCGGACGCTCGATCGTGCGCGACCCCACCGCCTTCCTCTTCGACGAGCCGCTCTCGAACCTCGACGCCGCGCTCCGGGTCGAGATGCGCTACGAGATCGCCAAGCTGCACCAGGCCCTGCAATCGACGATGATCTACGTCACCCATGACCAGGTCGAGGCCATGACCCTCGCCGACCGGATCGTCGTGCTCGAGGCCGGTCGGGTCAGCCAGGTGGGCTCCCCGCGCGAGCTCTACGAGCGCCCCGGAAACCTCTTCGTGGCGCAGTTCATCGGCAGCCCGAAGATGAACGTCTTCCCCGCGGACACCCCCGGTCTGCGGCTCGAGACAACGCTGCCACCGGAGGCCGCGCATTTCGGCATCCGCCCCGAGCACATCAGCCTTGGCGACCCCGGCAGCGGCCAGATCGACGGCACCGTCGACATCGTCGAATATCTCGGCGCCGACACCTATGTCATCGCCGACTGCGGTGCCGCCGGCAAGCTCACGGTGCGCACCCATGACGACGCGGGTCTCGCCCCGGGCCGGACCTGCGGCCTCGCCTTCGAACCCGGCCGGACGCATCTCTTCGACGAGGCCGGCCTCGCGCTGCGCTAG
- the urtB gene encoding urea ABC transporter permease subunit UrtB: MLRALLPALALILCICTVPATARAQDQDLQALLQDRAEEVASPGRRTVGPLIEALVASGLPGVPTFLERWAEREVYQRESDGLFFYADEEGDTYALRDISTDAPAGTAPDDAMDQIRPNGGVRRVIATALVQFQLSDPDRARRVDALDAISRSPEPDQIEPLRASIEGEPDPLLRARKEQLAGMLAARFGESTEDRIAAIEALSGALSVEVRAVLNQILATEGGVAAELPEDANIARTLTPGDDLTEAEAYAQLVDADLAPPVQDRAEIKAALTDNVENGSVGGVPLGQLVTKAGRARAYAALAEAGTVPPLVTDEDIDAALASHVFYEAYDEPDPAVTDAARAALDEVETRVAMNQALDLGLDALSLASIYFLAAIGLAITFGVMGVINMAHGEFIMMGAYTGYVVQQIIPDYTVSIIVALPLAFAVTFGAGVAMERLVIRWLYHRPLETLLATFGISIALQQLAKNIFGTQARPLTSPSWLDGAWVLNDVVSIANIRIAIFVLAMIFLGLILFVLNKTRLGLEVRAVTQNPGMAASMGINPDKINMLTFGLGSGIAGIAGVAIGLYAKVTSEMGADYIVQSFMTVVVGGVGNVWGTLAGAGLIGILQKGIEFFNPSNTLAAQTYMILFIILFIQFRPKGIVALKGRAAGD; the protein is encoded by the coding sequence ATGCTGCGCGCGCTCCTTCCCGCCCTCGCGCTGATCCTGTGCATCTGCACCGTCCCCGCGACGGCCCGCGCACAGGACCAGGATCTCCAGGCGCTTCTCCAGGACCGGGCCGAGGAGGTCGCCAGCCCCGGCCGCCGCACCGTCGGCCCGCTGATCGAGGCGCTCGTCGCCTCCGGCCTGCCCGGCGTGCCCACCTTCCTCGAACGCTGGGCCGAGCGCGAGGTCTACCAGCGCGAAAGCGACGGCCTGTTCTTCTACGCCGATGAAGAGGGCGACACCTACGCGCTGCGCGACATCTCGACCGACGCGCCCGCCGGCACCGCGCCCGACGACGCGATGGACCAGATCCGCCCCAACGGCGGCGTGCGCCGGGTGATCGCCACGGCGCTGGTGCAATTCCAACTCTCCGACCCCGACCGGGCCCGCCGCGTCGACGCGCTCGACGCGATCTCGCGCAGCCCCGAGCCCGACCAGATCGAACCGCTGCGGGCCTCCATCGAGGGCGAACCCGACCCGCTGCTGCGCGCCCGCAAGGAACAGCTCGCCGGGATGCTTGCCGCGCGCTTCGGCGAAAGCACCGAGGACCGGATCGCCGCCATCGAGGCGCTCTCCGGCGCGCTCTCGGTCGAGGTCCGCGCGGTGCTCAACCAGATACTCGCGACCGAAGGCGGCGTTGCCGCCGAGCTACCCGAAGACGCCAACATCGCCCGCACGCTCACCCCCGGCGACGACCTGACCGAGGCCGAGGCCTACGCGCAGCTCGTCGATGCCGACCTCGCCCCGCCGGTGCAGGACCGGGCCGAGATCAAGGCCGCGCTCACCGACAACGTCGAGAACGGCAGCGTCGGCGGCGTCCCCCTCGGCCAGCTCGTGACCAAGGCCGGCCGCGCCCGCGCCTACGCCGCGCTCGCCGAGGCCGGCACCGTGCCACCGCTGGTCACCGACGAGGACATCGACGCCGCGCTCGCCTCGCATGTCTTCTACGAAGCCTACGACGAGCCCGATCCCGCCGTCACCGACGCGGCCCGCGCCGCCCTCGACGAGGTCGAGACCCGCGTCGCCATGAACCAGGCGCTCGACCTCGGGCTCGACGCGCTGTCGCTGGCCTCGATCTACTTCCTCGCGGCCATCGGCCTCGCCATCACGTTCGGCGTGATGGGCGTCATCAACATGGCGCATGGCGAGTTCATCATGATGGGCGCCTACACCGGCTACGTGGTGCAGCAGATCATCCCCGACTACACCGTCAGCATCATCGTCGCCCTGCCGCTGGCCTTTGCAGTGACCTTCGGCGCCGGCGTCGCGATGGAACGGCTGGTGATCCGCTGGCTCTACCACCGTCCGCTTGAAACGCTTCTGGCCACCTTCGGCATCTCCATCGCGCTGCAGCAGCTCGCCAAGAACATCTTCGGCACGCAGGCCCGGCCGCTGACCTCGCCCTCCTGGCTCGACGGCGCCTGGGTGCTCAACGACGTGGTCTCCATCGCCAACATCCGCATCGCGATCTTCGTGCTGGCGATGATCTTCCTCGGCCTGATCCTCTTCGTGCTCAACAAGACCCGCCTCGGCCTCGAGGTCCGCGCCGTGACCCAGAACCCCGGCATGGCCGCCTCGATGGGCATCAACCCCGACAAGATCAACATGCTGACCTTCGGCCTCGGCTCCGGCATCGCCGGCATCGCCGGAGTCGCCATCGGCCTCTACGCCAAGGTGACCTCCGAGATGGGTGCCGACTACATCGTGCAGAGCTTCATGACCGTGGTCGTCGGCGGCGTCGGCAACGTCTGGGGCACCCTCGCGGGCGCCGGCCTGATCGGCATCCTCCAGAAGGGGATCGAGTTCTTCAACCCGTCCAACACGCTGGCCGCGCAAACCTACATGATCCTCTTCATCATCCTCTTCATCCAGTTCCGTCCCAAGGGCATCGTCGCCCTCAAGGGCCGCGCGGCGGGAGACTGA
- a CDS encoding carbohydrate ABC transporter permease, protein MSDATPPTGTGPLARREARLAWGLLFPTLAAVSLVVILPLLAVFWISFKPVGLADLRPPTPIVREDIRGDLEAPGDEATLRYRLRNSSQDQPILGVTLSDDWPAGLRPGELDPRCEIAETRLYCDFGDWEGGMREQIRIPVTADAGYFEAAPATDSAPVMTGQARNILTNFDFTLENFARVFDGREFWAVLGVTVFYTVFGTLGALVMGLFAAMLLNKSFRGQGILRGLYLFPYVAPVIAVAFAWILLFDPFSGSANALLIQMGVSEQAINFFGERPLALIMVTLFEIWRYFPLSFLFILARMQSIDHDMYEAADMDGASPFQKFWYLSLPQLVGILSVLFLLRFIWTFNKFDDIFLLTGGNAGTRVLTVNVYEQAFALSNIGAGAAVAVVIFCCLLLFSVLFFRLMSREEGL, encoded by the coding sequence ATGAGCGACGCGACCCCACCTACCGGCACCGGACCGCTCGCCCGCCGCGAGGCGCGGCTGGCGTGGGGGCTGCTCTTTCCGACGCTGGCGGCGGTGTCCCTTGTGGTGATCCTGCCGCTGCTCGCGGTGTTCTGGATCAGCTTCAAGCCCGTGGGGCTCGCCGACCTGCGACCGCCTACCCCCATCGTGCGCGAGGACATCCGCGGCGACCTAGAGGCGCCCGGAGACGAGGCCACGCTGCGCTACCGGCTGCGCAACTCCTCGCAGGACCAGCCGATCCTCGGGGTGACGCTCAGCGACGACTGGCCCGCCGGGCTCCGGCCCGGTGAGCTCGATCCGCGCTGCGAGATCGCCGAGACCCGCCTTTACTGCGATTTCGGCGACTGGGAGGGCGGCATGCGCGAGCAGATCCGCATCCCGGTGACCGCCGATGCCGGTTACTTCGAGGCAGCGCCCGCCACCGACAGCGCGCCGGTGATGACCGGGCAGGCCCGCAACATCCTCACGAATTTCGACTTCACGCTGGAGAACTTCGCGCGGGTCTTCGATGGCCGCGAGTTCTGGGCGGTGCTCGGGGTCACGGTGTTCTACACCGTCTTCGGCACGCTCGGCGCGCTGGTCATGGGGCTGTTCGCCGCGATGCTGCTGAACAAGTCGTTCCGTGGCCAGGGCATCCTGCGCGGGCTCTACCTGTTTCCCTACGTGGCGCCGGTGATCGCCGTGGCCTTCGCCTGGATCCTGCTCTTCGATCCGTTCTCGGGCTCGGCCAATGCGCTGCTGATCCAGATGGGCGTGAGCGAACAGGCCATCAACTTCTTCGGCGAGCGGCCACTGGCGCTGATCATGGTCACGCTGTTCGAGATCTGGCGCTACTTCCCGCTGTCGTTCCTGTTCATCCTCGCCCGGATGCAGTCGATCGACCACGACATGTACGAGGCCGCCGACATGGACGGGGCCTCGCCGTTCCAGAAGTTCTGGTACCTGTCGCTGCCGCAGCTCGTGGGCATCCTGTCGGTGCTGTTCCTGCTGCGCTTCATCTGGACGTTCAACAAGTTCGACGACATCTTCCTGCTGACGGGCGGCAATGCCGGCACGCGGGTGCTGACGGTGAACGTCTACGAGCAGGCCTTCGCGCTGTCGAACATCGGTGCCGGTGCCGCCGTGGCGGTGGTGATCTTCTGCTGCCTGCTGCTGTTCTCGGTGCTGTTCTTCCGCCTGATGAGCCGGGAGGAAGGGCTGTGA
- a CDS encoding MGH1-like glycoside hydrolase domain-containing protein has product MHDDTARAILRGNDRTTDGGAYTVPTDMLYPFQWNWDSAFAAWGFSTFDTDRAWRELETLFAAQWADGMVPHMVFHDAAPGYFPGPDVWGAGGEVPTSGISQPPVAATMARLVWEADPEAGRTRMAALYPKLLAWHRWWMETRCGSGAVAVCHPWESGRDNCPDWDVGLAGVDGSGAGDYARRDEAQVDGAQRPTKQEYDRYLALVRFGRDCGWDQATIVADCPFYMADPGMTFILIRAHDDLAAMGRSLGQDVTELEGWAAALRDGVDSLWNPELGAWDAKDLRSGAWAGIVGSGALLCWLAGCERPEMEAHLARMWDAVTYGLPSSDPEAPSFERKRYWRGPVWPQMNALIALGFLRAGRDWDEARLREETATLIETSGFREYFDPIDAAPCGGDSFTWTAAVWLAWAGR; this is encoded by the coding sequence ATGCACGACGACACCGCCCGCGCCATCCTGCGCGGCAACGACCGCACGACCGACGGGGGCGCCTACACGGTGCCAACCGACATGCTATACCCGTTCCAGTGGAACTGGGACAGCGCCTTTGCCGCGTGGGGGTTCTCGACCTTCGACACCGACCGGGCGTGGCGCGAGCTCGAGACGCTCTTTGCCGCGCAATGGGCCGACGGCATGGTGCCGCACATGGTGTTCCACGACGCAGCGCCAGGCTACTTTCCCGGCCCCGACGTCTGGGGCGCGGGGGGCGAGGTGCCGACCTCGGGGATCAGCCAGCCGCCGGTGGCCGCGACCATGGCGCGGCTGGTCTGGGAGGCCGACCCGGAGGCCGGGCGCACCCGCATGGCGGCGCTCTACCCGAAGCTGCTGGCGTGGCACCGCTGGTGGATGGAGACCCGCTGCGGCTCGGGCGCGGTGGCGGTCTGCCACCCCTGGGAATCCGGCCGAGACAACTGCCCGGACTGGGACGTGGGCCTGGCCGGCGTCGACGGCTCTGGCGCGGGCGACTACGCCCGGCGCGACGAGGCGCAGGTGGACGGCGCGCAGCGACCCACCAAACAGGAATACGACCGCTACCTCGCGCTGGTGCGCTTCGGCCGCGACTGCGGCTGGGACCAGGCGACGATCGTGGCCGACTGCCCCTTCTACATGGCCGACCCGGGCATGACCTTCATCCTGATCCGCGCCCATGACGACCTTGCCGCCATGGGCCGGTCGCTGGGGCAGGACGTGACCGAGCTCGAGGGCTGGGCCGCCGCCCTGCGCGACGGCGTGGACAGCCTGTGGAACCCCGAGCTCGGCGCCTGGGACGCGAAGGACCTGCGCAGCGGGGCATGGGCCGGCATCGTGGGATCCGGGGCGCTGCTCTGCTGGCTCGCCGGCTGCGAGCGTCCCGAGATGGAGGCGCACCTCGCGCGCATGTGGGACGCGGTGACCTACGGGCTGCCGTCTTCGGACCCCGAGGCGCCGAGCTTCGAGCGCAAGCGCTACTGGCGCGGGCCGGTCTGGCCGCAGATGAACGCGCTGATCGCGCTCGGCTTCCTGCGGGCGGGGCGCGACTGGGACGAGGCACGGCTGCGCGAGGAGACCGCCACGCTGATCGAGACATCCGGCTTCCGCGAGTATTTCGATCCGATCGACGCCGCGCCCTGCGGCGGTGACAGTTTCACCTGGACGGCGGCGGTCTGGCTGGCCTGGGCGGGGAGGTAG
- the urtD gene encoding urea ABC transporter ATP-binding protein UrtD → MKTLLEMSGVSVSFDGFKAINNLSFRIGEPELRAIIGPNGAGKTTFMDIITGKTRPDSGTVVYGEKSISLLKMSESQIAMAGVGRKFQKPTVFEAQTVRENLAMALKNKRGPFDVAFYRKTSRGAARIEELAQTIGLTEQLPRIAGELSHGQKQWLEIGMLLAQDPRLLLVDEPAAGMTPAEREHTTDLLKRAAEKHAVVVVEHDMEFIRRLDCRVTVLCEGSVLAEGSLDHVTSNPEVIEVYLGR, encoded by the coding sequence ATGAAGACCCTTCTCGAGATGTCCGGCGTCTCCGTCAGCTTCGACGGGTTCAAGGCGATCAACAACCTGAGCTTCCGCATCGGCGAGCCCGAACTGCGCGCCATCATCGGCCCCAACGGCGCCGGCAAGACCACCTTCATGGACATCATCACCGGCAAGACCCGCCCCGACAGCGGCACCGTGGTCTACGGCGAGAAATCCATCTCGCTGCTGAAGATGTCCGAGAGCCAGATCGCCATGGCCGGGGTCGGGCGCAAGTTCCAGAAACCCACCGTCTTCGAGGCGCAGACCGTGCGCGAGAACCTTGCCATGGCGCTGAAGAACAAGCGCGGGCCCTTCGACGTGGCCTTCTACCGCAAGACCAGCCGTGGCGCCGCCCGGATCGAGGAGCTGGCGCAGACCATCGGCCTCACCGAACAACTGCCGCGCATCGCCGGCGAGCTGAGCCACGGCCAGAAGCAATGGCTCGAGATCGGCATGCTGCTGGCGCAGGACCCGCGCCTGCTGCTGGTCGACGAGCCCGCCGCCGGCATGACCCCCGCCGAGCGCGAGCATACCACCGACCTGCTCAAGCGCGCCGCCGAGAAGCACGCCGTGGTGGTCGTCGAGCACGACATGGAGTTCATCCGCCGTCTCGACTGCCGCGTCACGGTGCTTTGCGAGGGCTCGGTGCTGGCCGAGGGCTCGCTCGATCACGTGACCTCGAACCCCGAGGTCATCGAAGTCTACCTCGGTCGCTGA